The following is a genomic window from Miscanthus floridulus cultivar M001 chromosome 14, ASM1932011v1, whole genome shotgun sequence.
ttgggtATCTTTTGGTCTTTAAAATTGTTTGCTCTAGGTAGGTATCTTTACAAACTTACACTGTCATGTGATCTGTGGTATGCCAATCTAGAATTACCGTCAAATTACTTATGCCAAAAATTGTCTGACTTGCTGTGGCTTATGTGACTATACATATTATACATTTCCTGTTTTGGTCATGTACTCATGTTAGTTTAATCTGATTATATAGACGTAGTTGTAGCCCCAATGAGGATCTCAAGACCTACCAATAGGAAGTGTTGTTTGACAATGTAAACAACAGCTGCTTCTTTCTGCTGCAAGTGTCTATCCTTCGACCATAACCTCTGGTCTGATCTAGGATGGAGCCCCATCTGTAGTTGTTTAATTCAGCTATGGTGTGATTTAAATCGGGTCCCTGAGGGGTTATAATAACTGCCTGTTAACTTATTAATGTCTTTTAGTTTATGAACTGTAATGATATGCTACAGACAAAAAAAACtgcaatgaaatgaaatttcaggCCTAATGCCACGCTTCTGTTAGACATGGCATTGACTAGAGATGCTATGATTAGGCCGAAACAAAGTTGTTTGAACATTAGCATGGCGCACTACTAGCGTTAGCACGGCGCGAGACCAATATTGTTCTAGAATTAACTTTTGACTTAATATGGTCCGTAgcattagcacgggcactatactataagaatataaatataaataatggGATGACCTCTATGGTTCTGCAGTATAGAATTTTCATCTTCCTGTACACAGTCAGTTTGGCCACCAACCAATCTTTATATTGATTTATTTGTGTTCAGTCTGTTCAACTTCAGTCATTCATAGTTTCAGCCTCACTTTAATTTTATGCAGGAACATGTTCAGTTTGGCCATAAGACAAATCTTCAGTTCGAACTTGCTGCATTACAAAGCTGAACCATTTGTGCTCTCTTGAAGCAGATCCACTTGGGGCCCTTGTAGAGGTACAAAGGAATGGTGCAAAAGAATTTTTCAGCAGCTGTATAATTTTTCAATTACACCATGGGCTGTACAGGGGGTAAATTTATATACTTGTTGGTGATaaagctttcaaaaatgaatttGCCATCAAGTTAGATCAGCTCGGTGATGATCCTGTTGATTTCCTTGCGAACATGCTTGTTGAACTTATCCAACATGATGATTATTGATCTGGGGATTCAAACGGCCCGACCGGTACATGTAAGAAggaaaacattttcaaggagattGAAAAGACTGAACTTGAGATTGATTCATTGGAAGGTGAATTTACATTTGTGAATATATATTTGAAGAAATCAACATTTCTTATCCAAAAAATTGTAGACATCTAACAGCCTGATCAAATGAGCCATGGATGTCAGATTCGACAATCAATTTATTGTAAAACAGTGGTGTTACATGGCAATAGTGGTCTGATTATGTGATTATCTTTAATCCAATGATTATCTATACTATAATTTCATTGTATCAATCAAGACTTGATGTTTCTGTTTGTTCACATTAAAACTTGAAATTTTATATTCTAACTGTTCATGCTAAGTGAGAACTCATGTAATATCGATGATTAGCTATAAACGGAATGTTGGTCGTTTTTTAATGATACAACacatgttcaaatttgaattatcatggtatagtttttttttccgttgcaatgcacgggcaatcacctattctacaatatatgtctgtgtggaatagttttaaagccacacatatttatacggtgagtataacatacgtTGTTTTAAGATTTTATGAGATTTTTTAAGGCACACAAtattatccatgtgacaggcaTTAATAtctacatatatactcgaacctgtgtgtataGGATTAAATGGAGATGCAACGGaatttattcatggatttattgacgcataaaagaaatggatatcagagAATTCTTTctgtcgatataaaatattatcttagccgtatcacggaaaagtctatacagttgagtttgtgagcctgcgatgtcgcgctctccgtgactgtgttaatttcacgaactttgctttttgaattaaatgttatTTTAATGTCAGTATTAAATTTCACATTATTGTTATCTTATcttgcgatccgtgtgtttttagtacaaaagattgaGTTGTCCTGTAGTAACGTACAGACACGCTACCtaattttatatatatttattataaggTTGAGGAAGGTCGGAGGTGACCATAAGATGAGGCACGAGTATCTCATGGAAGACAAAATTGGCTCCCTAGACATAGGGTGGACCAGATCGATTACTTGAAGGCCAACATCTACACGAGGGACCAGAGGCTTAGAATACGAGGCATAGATATGTAAATACCCAAAATGATGAGGTTCAATTGTAAGTGACTAGAAAAACAACATGTAAATGAAAAGGGTTATGCATAAAAGGTTTAGTTAGGCTCAATCGATAGGTTGATGCcacaagaaaataaaaaggataaaagaaaataaaagaacacATGTAAAGGTGGTcctaaagaaaaggaaaagaggtaGACTAAATCTAATCAACCACGAGTAAAAAACAACGATAATGTTAGGGTCAGGGCGTCCGTCCTATCCGTCCAGACGCTTCGCTTACTGGGCCTGCGGACCGGCCCAGGCAACCAGCCTCTAGCCTCCTCCACTCCTGCAGAACATTTCCCCACTCTCGTTCGTTCTCCTGCAGAACATTTCCCCACTCTCGTTTGTTCTCCTGTAGAACATTTCCCCACTCTCGTTCGTTGCAGCCGCTTCCTCTGCGCATCCGTCCACAGTGCCCGCCTCCACCGCGCTCTCCACCCGCGCCCAATCTGCCTCACCGCCACAATCATCCTCCACTGCACCCTATCCCGTGTCGTGCCCGTCGCAATCCCGTGCCGCACCACCATCTCGCGTCACGCCCCCATCTCACCTCGTCTGTTGCGGCTATGGCGTTCTTCTCGCCACCACCACCCGACGCCACCAGGAGGAGGGCGCCACCGGTGCTCCTATATACGCCTGGGTGTACGCTGGGCCATTGTTCTCGACGTCCCCTAACCCGAGCTTGTTGGCTACTGCAGTTCCTCACCAGGTAGGTCGTGGTTGCCGGCGACGccgtgttttaagtgttttagacgTCTCAGAtagatgtttcaagtgtttcaactgtatGTTGTCAAATTAGatctgggatgttgcatatgttgcaatgacaatatgtgcatgttgcaagcgtatgttttgagtgtttcaggtgtttcagacatgtttcaagtgtttaatctgaatgttgcataaataaatctggatgttgcataacatgcatgttgcaaacgtttgctttaagtgtttcaggtgtttatatgtatgttgtaagtgttttatctggatgttgcatatgttttgcaattgctacacatgtgttttcaagtgtttcaagtgtttttgcaagtgtttcagatgtatgttgcaagtgtttcagctatttcggacatatgttgcaagtgtttcatctagatgtttcaaaaatagatcgggatactgcacatgttgcaatgtgcCCCACCTGCCACAACCTCCTACTATAGTTGCTGGGGCGTCGTGCATGCGCATTGGAGCGCTACTCGGCGGCGGGAGCAGGAAGCAGAGGGAGATGGCGGCAGCGGTGTAGGCGGTCCCCGTGTGCGTGCGGGAAGTAGGAGAACAGTGCAGGCGCAGCAGGCCAGGAAGTGCTTGGAGCGGCAGGGAGGGGAGGGGTGCAGGGGGAGTAAGAAGCACGGGGAGCGGCGTGAGCAGTCCCCCGCCTGTGCGTGTAGCAGGCATAGGCGTCCGGACACTCGCGTCCGTCCGAACGTACGGTGCTAGCACTACGGGTAAAACAATTCAGGTTGTGTTTTGCTTCCCTATGCGCTCGTAGACAACACTACGCCTcattttttgtctttttttttaataaaggaAGCTTTTATTAAATTCTCAAAGCAATACATGCATTGTCCTTGTTGCAAGATTAAAACAATGTCCATGCAACGTTTTCTTCACTTTATCCTATTAATCATGGCAAAGCCAATTGTGAAGAAATTTTATTAATTATCTTTGAACTCACTGGTCGACTTCATCCTATGTCATAGATCCTTGGTCTTGATAAGTTGGCCCATTGATTTGGTTGTCATTACCTTCGCTGCACGCTGCTGCATCTTCTTCGTGGATTTACCCCCGTGTCTAGAACAGAACATGTGCAAAATATTGCCCTGATGAAAACCTTATGTAATTACCTTTCCAACGAGTTACCAGTTATCGTTCACCCAAAACAGATTCTGGACAAGGGAGTTATGTCCTTTTAATTTACTTTGgcatttagcactcggcaaagccggcgacactcggcaaagccaggctCTCCCGTAGTGATGTGCTGTCCAGATCTTGATTTTTTTGATGCAAACACTGGCTCTAGGGCCTTGTCATTAAAACCGATGGCTCGACAACATTGTTGATgctataggccccgttcgcttcgctgaaaaaacaagccaaaacactgttctgactgatttgttgtaagagaaaaatactgttccggctgaaaaaacaagctaaaaaatacagattataagagaagcgaacaaggCCATAATTTGGCCGCAACTAGGTTTGTTGCTAAATTCGGCTTTATAGCTAATTTGTTTGTTAGCCGATGAAAGCCTGAAATATATCCAATGGCCAGGTTAATTAGTGAACAAGATGAATCAACCATTAACAAGTATTTGGATTAATCTGTACTTAGCTACTCAAGCAGCAGGATTTATGAGGAGCAGAAGCATGGAGTTCTTCAGAATTAGCAAGTGCTGGCGACTTGGCGTTGTCATATCAAGTTGTATGGTCTAATGACAGATCAAGATATCATGCGCGGATTAGTTAAGGATGGCGCTGATGAACAGCACATTCAGGAGTACGTCCAGCACGGAGACGGGAGACCCTGGCGCCACTTTGATGCATGTTGCATGCTGCTGGAGTATACGTGTGAATTAAGATAAAAGAAACTCAGAAAGGAGGGATCAAGAGAGGATTTTGCAGTTTTTGCACAGAATAATTGTTTGCCCAGAGGATTCAAATTCTACTCGGATTAGCTGGTAGCTCACGTCTCAGCTGCAGGGCCAAACGAACTCAAGAGGATTAGGAGGATTTTTTTTATTCAAAGGGAAAGCCCAGTAATCTAGATTCACTGTAAATCCATGGATTCACAAGAGCAGTCACAAATACAATTAGTTAATGCAGTCTGCCCTAGGAGATAAACGCATAACATCCTTTTTTGCTTGCAAACAATAGCTAAGCATGCAAAAACCATGGTTGGAAGACGAGGAAAAGCTAGCAACATGCTACAAGCCAAGCCCATCAGGGCTTCGTCTCCTCATCTTCCTCGATCTTTGGCGCCAGGTAAAATCTAATGTAACCCATCTCTGCGATCTTGTACTCGACCACCACTGGTAGCTCGGATGACAGGCTGATAGTCACTTGTTCGGACAGTGAAGATGCCTTTGTGAAGGAGTTCATGTACCTCAGCGCAAAGGTCAGGGAAACTGGCTCCTGCATCTCTATGGTGGTAGCCTCTTCCGGCTTGTCAATAGTTTGGTTCTGCCTGCAGACAATGTTTCCACTCCCAATTTGTCCAGATGTGGAGAACTTCACGTCCTCCTTAGTCACCGAGATAATGACAGTGTCCCCGATGCCGCTGAGGACCTTGCAGATCCTCATAAACTTAGCAGAAGGCATGCGGACGATAGCCTGGTACTCAGAATCCGGGATTCCAAGGTGCTCGCTATCAATATCCATCAGTTTCATCTCGCAATCCGCGATCTTACCTTGGTTGGGCGACTCGAACATGAAGGTGACGGTGTCGGAGCCGTCGTCGgccttgatggtgatgatgtcgTCGTCGTTGCGGGCGCAGCAGAGCATCTTGGCCATGTTGTTGAGGTTCATGCCCATGGAGAGGTTGCGGTTGCAGTGGTAGTGCTCGAACC
Proteins encoded in this region:
- the LOC136505974 gene encoding proliferating cell nuclear antigen-like, whose protein sequence is MLELRLGQGSLLKKVLEAIRELVTDANFDCSGTGFSLQAMDSSHVALLLRAEGFEHYHCNRNLSMGMNLNNMAKMLCCARNDDDIITIKADDGSDTVTFMFESPNQGKIADCEMKLMDIDSEHLGIPDSEYQAIVRMPSAKFMRICKVLSGIGDTVIISVTKEDVKFSTSGQIGSGNIVCRQNQTIDKPEEATTIEMQEPVSLTFALRYMNSFTKASSLSEQVTISLSSELPVVVEYKIAEMGYIRFYLAPKIEEDEETKP